The Ramlibacter pinisoli genome segment TGGACCAGGCGCTACAGCTCGCCACCGACCGTAACCCGACCCTCTCCGCTGCCCGCCGGGACGTCGACGCCGCCGACGGCGCACTGCACCAGGCCGGCGCCCTTCGCAATCCGACCCTAAACGCATCGGTCGAGGACATCCGGCGCGACACCCGAAGCACGACGGTGACGCTGGACTACCCGCTGGAACTGGGCGGCAAGCGCGTTGCGCGCGTGACGGCCGCCGAGCGCGCCCGTGACGTGGCCCAGGCCGGGTTATCGAACGCCCGTGCGCAGCTCAGGGCAACAGTGATCGCCGCGTTCTTCCAGACACTTGTCGCGCAGGAACGCCTGAAGCTCGCTGCCAGCTCCGCCGATCTGGCCGGCCGTGCCGCGACAGCGGTCGGCAAACGCGTGACCGCGGGCAAGGTCTCGCCGGTGGAGGAAACGCGCGCGCGGGTTGATGCGGCGAACGCCCAACTGGAAGCTGCGGAAGCGCAAGCCGAGGTCGAGGTGTCGCGACAGGCGCTCGCGGCCGCGCTGGGCGAACCGGAACTCGGGTTCACGGAAGTCACCGCCGACGCCGCCGTGGTGCCCCAGCGACCGCCCTCCCCCCAGCTTCTCGCCAGTCTGGACGCTTCCCCTGCTCTTTTGCCCGGTCGATTCGAGGTCGAGCGCCGCCGCGCGCTCGTCGACGTGGAAAGAACCCGGGCCCGCCCTGATGTCACCGTGAGCGTCGGCGCAAAGCGCGACAACGAGCTGGGCCGCACGCAGGCCCTGATCGGGATGTCCATCCCGCTGCCACTGGTGGACCGCAACCAAGGCGCGATCCAGGAGGCCATGAAGCTGGCCGACAAGGCCGCCGACGAACTGCAGGCCACCCGGCTGCGGCTTGGGGCGGAAGTACAGCAGGCGTCGAGCCGCCTGGCAGTCGCCCGGACCTCGGCGGCGACGCTTCGGGACACCGTGCTTCCGGCCGCCCAGAGTGCCTACGAAGCAGCCACCAAGGGTTTCGAGGCCGGCAAGTTCGGGTTCATCGACGTTCTGGACGCGCAGCGCTCGCTGCTGGCTGCACGTTCGCGCTACCTCAATACCCTCGCGGCCGCTCACCAGGCCGCGACCGCCATCGACCGCGTCGTCGGTCCCTGAAGGAAGAGTCATGCCCATCACCCAGAAGCAACGCATCGCGATGGCCGCCATCGTGGCCATCGGCGTCGCCGCCGGCGCGGCCGTCCTGCTGGCCGGGAACCATGCCCCCGTGTCTTCGGACGCGCATGGCCATGAGGAAGAGCGCGGCCAAAAGGAACCGAGTCGCAAGGAAGGGCAGGCGAAGGTCGGCGTCGCTGGCAAGGCTGATGCCAGGCCCGCCGAAGGCCTCGTCAAGCTCGATGAAGCGACAGCCAGCGCTGCCGGGATCGGGACGGCACCCGCCGGGCCCGCAAAGCTTCAGTCCGCCCAAGAATTCCCGGGTGAGATCCGATTCAATGAAGACCGGACCGCCCACGTCGTTCCCAGACTCAACGGCGTCGCCGAGAACGTGCCGGCCAACCTCGGGCAAGTCGTGCGCGAGGGGCAGCTGTTGGCCGTGATCGCCAGCCCCGCCCTGTCCGAGCAGCGCAGTGAGTTGCTGACCGCGCAGCGGCGCCTGGAGGCCGCCCGGGTGACGCATGATCGTGAGCGGAAGTTGTGGGAGGAGAAGATCTCGGCCGAGCAGGACTACCTGCAGGCCAAAACCGCCCTGCGCGAAGCCGAGATCGCAGTGGCCAATTCCGGCCAGAAGCTGGCGGCTGTCGGAGCGCCGCCCGCGTCAAGGGGCCTCAACCGGTTCGAGGCACGCGCGCCGTTCGACGGCACGATCGTCGAGAAGCACCTGACGCTGGGCGAAGCCGTCAAGGAGGACAGCCGCATCTTCACGATCTCGGATCTGTCTTCGGTGTGGGCCGAGTTCGCCGTCGGACCCCGCGACCTGGACTTCGCGCGCGTCGGCCAGAAGGTTGTGGTGTCCTCGACGGCCTCCCAGACCAAGGTGCAAGGCGTCATCTCGTACGTGGGCGCCTTGCTGGGGGAACAGACGCGCACCGCCCGCGCACGCGTGACGCTGTCGAATCCGCAGGGCGCCTGGCGGCCCGGGCTGTTCGTCACGGTGACCGTGCTGGGCAGCGACCAGGACGTCGCGCTGGCCGTGCCCGTTGATGCACTGCAGACGATCGAGAACCGTCCGACCGTGTTCAAGGTGGTGCCCGGTGGATTCCAGGCCACCCCAGTCCAGCCCGGCCGATCCGACGGTCGAAACGTCGAGATTTTGGGCGGGCTGCAAGCGGGCGAGAAGGTCGCCACCAGCAACGCCTTCGTGCTGAAGGCCGAGCTGGGCAAGGCCGGCACGGCGCACACGCATTGAGGAGCGGCGATGTTCGAGAGACTCATCCGCTTTTGCGTCGAACAACGCTGGCTGGTCATGCTCATGGTCCTGGCCATGGCCGGCCTGGGCGTTTACAGCTACACGAAGCTGCCGGTCGACGCCGTCGCCGACATCACCAACGTGCAGGTGGTCATCAACACGGAGGCCGCCGGGTACTCGCCGCTCGAAGTTGAGCAGCGGGTCACCTACCCGATCGAGACCGTGATGGCCGGGTTGCCAGGCCTGGAGCAGACCCGCTCCCTGTCCCGGTACGGGCTGTCCCAGGTCACCGTCATCTTCAGGGACGGCACGGACATTCACTTCGCGCGGCAACTGGTGAACCAGCGCATCCAGGAAGCGCGCGACCGGTTGCCCGGTGGCGTGGCACCGAGCATGGGCCCGATCTCGACTGGGCTCGGCGAGATCTACCTGTGGACCGTGGAAGCGGAGCCGACCGCACGCAAGCCTGACGACACACCCTACACCCCGACCGACCTGCGGGAACTCCAGGACTGGGTGATCAAACCCCAGCTCCGCAACGTGCCGGGCGTCACGGAGATCAACTCCATCGGCGGCTTCGAGAAGCAGTACGTCGTTGCGCCCAACATCGAGCGCATGTCCGCCTTCGGCCTGAGCCTGGCCGACGTGGTGACCGCGCTGGAGAAGAACAACTCCAACCAGGGCGCCGGCTACATCGAGCGGCGCGGCGAGCAGTACCTGGTGCGGGCACCGGGTCAGGTCCGGTCCATGGAAGACATCCGCGAGGTCATCATCGGCACCGCGCAGGGACAGCCGATCCGCGTGCGGGACATCGCCGAGGTGGAGCTCGGCCGCGAGTTGCGCACCGGAGCGGCAACCGACAACGGCCAGGAGGTAGTCCTTGGGACAGTCTTCATGCTCATGGGCGAGAACAGCCGGACGGTGTCGCGAGCGGTCGACAGACAGATGAAGGCCGTGAACAGGAGCCTGCCGGCGGGCGTGAAGGCTGTGACCGTCTACGACCGGACGGTGCTGGTAGACAAGGCCATCCACACGGTTCAGAAGAACCTCCTGGAGGGCGCCGCTCTGGTCGTCGCGGTGCTCTTCGTGTTCCTTGGGAACATCCGCGCCGCGCTGATCACGGCCATGGTCATCCCGCTGTCGATGCTGTTCACGTTCTCGGGCATGGTGCGCACCGGGATCAGCGCCAACCTCATGAGCCTGGGCGCACTGGACTTCGGGATCATCGTGGACGGCGCGGTCGTCATCGTAGAGAACTGCGTCAGGCGGCTTGCCCATGCCCAGGTCCGCCTCGGGCGGCCGCTGTCCCGTGCCGAGCGCTTTGAGGAGGTTTTCGCAGCAGCGCGCGAAGCACGTCGGCCCCTGCTGTTTGGCCAGCTCATCATCATGGTGGTCTACCTCCCCATCCTGGCGCTTACCGGCGTGGAGGGGAAGATGTTCCACCCCATGGCCTACACCGTGCTCCTGGCCCTTTTCGGCGCCATGGTGCTGTCGGTGACTTTCGTGCCGGCGGCCGTCGCCCTGTTCATGACGGATCGAGTCTCGACCAAGGAAAGTCGAGTCATGCAGTGGGCAGAACGCCGCTACCAGCCCCTGCTGCGATCGACCCTGGCCAATGCCCCGGTGGTCCTGACGTTCGCCGGTGTGCTGATCCTGTTCTGCGCGCTCCTGGGCACCCGCCTGGGCAGCGAGTTCGTGCCCAACCTGGACGAGGGCGATTTCGCCATCCAGGCCTTGCGCATTCCCGGCACCAGCCTCACCCAGTCCGTCGAGATGCAAAAGCAGCTTGAGAAGCACCTGAAGGCTACCTTCCCGGAGATCGAGCGCGTGTTCGCCCGCACTGGCACAGCCGAAATCGCGTCGGACCCGATGCCGCCGAACATCTCGGACGGGTACGTCATG includes the following:
- a CDS encoding TolC family protein; amino-acid sequence: MRNHLLPLGLAAALLSPLASFAQASAGPLTLDQALQLATDRNPTLSAARRDVDAADGALHQAGALRNPTLNASVEDIRRDTRSTTVTLDYPLELGGKRVARVTAAERARDVAQAGLSNARAQLRATVIAAFFQTLVAQERLKLAASSADLAGRAATAVGKRVTAGKVSPVEETRARVDAANAQLEAAEAQAEVEVSRQALAAALGEPELGFTEVTADAAVVPQRPPSPQLLASLDASPALLPGRFEVERRRALVDVERTRARPDVTVSVGAKRDNELGRTQALIGMSIPLPLVDRNQGAIQEAMKLADKAADELQATRLRLGAEVQQASSRLAVARTSAATLRDTVLPAAQSAYEAATKGFEAGKFGFIDVLDAQRSLLAARSRYLNTLAAAHQAATAIDRVVGP
- a CDS encoding efflux RND transporter periplasmic adaptor subunit produces the protein MPITQKQRIAMAAIVAIGVAAGAAVLLAGNHAPVSSDAHGHEEERGQKEPSRKEGQAKVGVAGKADARPAEGLVKLDEATASAAGIGTAPAGPAKLQSAQEFPGEIRFNEDRTAHVVPRLNGVAENVPANLGQVVREGQLLAVIASPALSEQRSELLTAQRRLEAARVTHDRERKLWEEKISAEQDYLQAKTALREAEIAVANSGQKLAAVGAPPASRGLNRFEARAPFDGTIVEKHLTLGEAVKEDSRIFTISDLSSVWAEFAVGPRDLDFARVGQKVVVSSTASQTKVQGVISYVGALLGEQTRTARARVTLSNPQGAWRPGLFVTVTVLGSDQDVALAVPVDALQTIENRPTVFKVVPGGFQATPVQPGRSDGRNVEILGGLQAGEKVATSNAFVLKAELGKAGTAHTH
- a CDS encoding CusA/CzcA family heavy metal efflux RND transporter, translating into MFERLIRFCVEQRWLVMLMVLAMAGLGVYSYTKLPVDAVADITNVQVVINTEAAGYSPLEVEQRVTYPIETVMAGLPGLEQTRSLSRYGLSQVTVIFRDGTDIHFARQLVNQRIQEARDRLPGGVAPSMGPISTGLGEIYLWTVEAEPTARKPDDTPYTPTDLRELQDWVIKPQLRNVPGVTEINSIGGFEKQYVVAPNIERMSAFGLSLADVVTALEKNNSNQGAGYIERRGEQYLVRAPGQVRSMEDIREVIIGTAQGQPIRVRDIAEVELGRELRTGAATDNGQEVVLGTVFMLMGENSRTVSRAVDRQMKAVNRSLPAGVKAVTVYDRTVLVDKAIHTVQKNLLEGAALVVAVLFVFLGNIRAALITAMVIPLSMLFTFSGMVRTGISANLMSLGALDFGIIVDGAVVIVENCVRRLAHAQVRLGRPLSRAERFEEVFAAAREARRPLLFGQLIIMVVYLPILALTGVEGKMFHPMAYTVLLALFGAMVLSVTFVPAAVALFMTDRVSTKESRVMQWAERRYQPLLRSTLANAPVVLTFAGVLILFCALLGTRLGSEFVPNLDEGDFAIQALRIPGTSLTQSVEMQKQLEKHLKATFPEIERVFARTGTAEIASDPMPPNISDGYVMLKPMDAWPEPRKSRDGLLAAIREEAAKLPGNNYEFSQPIQLRFNELISGVRSDVAVKVFGDDEAVLNTTATRVSEVLRGVAGATEVKVEQTTGLPMLTVNIDRVKAARYGLNMSDVQDAVATAVGGRQAGTFFQGDRRFDVLVRLPDAVRQDLQALERLPIALPKGTDIARTSYIPLSEVARLDLAPGPNQVSRENGKRRIVVSANVTGRDLGSFVAQAQAAIERGVQVPSGYWMTWGGTFEQLQSAAQRLQLVIPLSLLLVFVLLFAMFGNVRDGLLVFTGIPFALTGGVLALWARGIPLSISAAVGFIALSGVAVLNGLVMLTFIRNLRDEGHGLDAAVEEGAHARLRPVLMTALVASLGFLPMALATGTGAEVQRPLATVVIGGILSSTALTLLLLPLLYRWAHRRDEHEALEARPANA